AACAACTGAAGTCTGCTTTCTAGGGAagctaaaatgagaaacaaaaatctgAAGTAATGAAAATTATAGAGGAAAATGGAGTaacccctttttctttcttttcattccctTTGCTTGTATTAACATCAGGATGAAACATATGGCAGTACAGAAATAAGAAGAGAAACTTTGCTCAGGGAACTACTAGGTGGAGaagttacaaaatttaaaatgaaaagaactaaataaaacaaaacacagggaCATGCATTTAGCGTACTAGTTAAGATGTCAATTAAGACGCATGGATCCCATATCAGgcccttgggttcaagtcccagctcctcttcagaatccagcttcctgctaacacacaccttgggagaagcagtggtggtggttcaagtagttgggtataTGCTccccaacatgggaaacctggattgtgctCCCAGCTCCGACCTTGCCCAGTCTCAACTGTTGtgcacatttgaggagtaaatcagcagatgggagatcaaaaactctcctctctcaaataaataaaattaactaaataaaattgttttaaaaagtcacaaacaAGAAAAGCAAGCATGCAATTTCTCTCTGATTAATTGGGTGGCCCAGTTCCCTGCATGCTAAGCCTGAAAGAACAAAGCAGCCCAACGGAGTCACACCTACTGGAGGGGCAGCAGAAGGTCCCTAGTTTCTCCAATACTCATATGAGCTTCCAATGAGAGAAAGCCCCATCCTTGAAGCCCATGTACTCAGCTCAGAAATTCTGAGCATAGCAAAAGTTCAGTAGTttagaaaaaagaatcaaaaaaataaaagccgtATGGCAGAATAAAAATTCCTTGGCTATGGAAGTTGAAATTATGGTAATTGGATAATCCCTTCACATGTCACTGCTATCAGAAGCTGTGGACTGCTGATGCTTTTTGATAGTGGGAGATGTCAGTGAGGAAAGACAGAGGACGCTGCTGAGGTGCAGGGTCTCCACACACTCTAGAGGCAAGGGCGGGGATTCTGCAGGAGTTCTCAAGTCATCAGGATGTGGTGGGGATGCTCTCAAGGACTCAGAGCATTGGAGCTGAGGACACTGTCACGCCAGCAGAGAGGCTGTTACCAAGTGTGACAATCGCCTCCTCAGGGAGGCAGTGCTGGAGCAATGACATTATCATGGAACTGGAGTCTCCACACCACATGCACCTCAGAAGAACCAGGATTTCTGCCAGGGGTCTTGGCCCAGCCTGCCAAGAACCACAGATCTGCTGTCAGAAAATAACCGGAAGAGAAAGATAATGTCTACAGTGACCCTGACCTTGTGGTCACTGTAAAGTATAAACACATGGACCAGAGTCAGTGTTCTTGGAGGAAGATACACAATAGAAATGCTCATTCCCTGAAAATCATCAGCGTCTTCACTAGAAAACAAAACCAGCTGCACAAAACTGCATTCTTTCTTTTTGCAAAGGCTGGAGTGGTGGTGGgaaggctaggcctccacctgcaatgccagcatcccatgtgggtgccggttcaactcccggctgctccactttcgaaccagctctctgctgtggcctgggaaagcagtagaagatggcccaagtccttgggcccatgcacccacgtggagacccgaaagaagctactggctccggctttggcctgccccagaccaggtcattgtggctatttggggagtgaaccagcagatggaagattgctctctctccctctctctctgtgtctctctctccctctgtgtctctctgcccttcaaatataaataaataaatcttttataaaaagtttatttgccACAGATGGAAGAAGAAATAGATCAACAAATACAGAAACCTGTAAGGCCAAGGGAATCTAACTTCCTATTGTTAGTACTGAGGGTGAATGTGGGACCTGGGCTCAGCACTGATGATTTGTTCATGGAACAGAgaataatatttaatgaaaagtgTGTCTACATGTGTAGCTATCTGCACATGTATATGCACTACTGGCTTCAGGACaaaaaatttctcatttaattGAGAGATGGTTTTTTTTATTGACACATTTGAAATTTTTGAGGAAAATTAATCAtctatttcaaaaatgaatggTTTAGCCTGATGGCATCATGTTAGGCAATTGgagaatacacaaataaaaaccaaaaagggaAGTAAAAGTGTACAGGAATGCAGAAAATGAAAACTCTGCATGCACTCCATATAAAGCCGTGCACAGACAGAATGCCTTCAGAGAACCTAGGGTCCAAGGTTCACCCAGACCCCAGATcagccagggcagcagcagcctcATTTCCCCATGGCCCAGCTACTCCCTCTGCTGACAGCCCTGGTGCTGTGCAGCTATGGCCCTGTTGGAGCTCTGGGCTGTGACCTGCCTCACAACTCTGCCCCTCTGAGCAGGACGACCTTGGTGCTTCTGGGCCAGATGAGGAGGGTCTCCCCTGTCTTGTGTCTCAAGGACAGAAGAGACTTCCAGTTCCCGCGGGAGGTGGTGAACGGCAGCCAGTTCCAGAAGAACCAGACCGTGTCTGTCCTGCACGAGATGCTGCAGCAGATCTTCAACCTCTTCCACACAGCGCGCTCCTCTGCTGCCTGGAACAACAccctgctggaggaactgcacaCTGCACTTCATCAGCAGCTGCAAGGCCTGGAGACCTGCTTGGTACAGGCCATGGCAGAGGAAGACTCTGTCCTGACGGCTGACAGCCCAACGCTGATGCTGAAGAGGTACTTCCAGAGAATCCGTCTCTACCTGGACGAGaagaaacacagtggctgtgcctGGGAACTCGTCAGAATGGAAATCAGGAGAGCCTTCTCCTCAACAGCAGACTTGCAGGAAAGCTTAAGAAGCAAGGATGGAGACCTGGAGTCACCTTGAAAAGCTTCTCATTGATTAGTCTGCCACATCCCACTTGCACTATGTCATTTCTAATGGCTCTTCTTTATGCTGTAGTTGAAGAACTCTAATAATTAATTCCTCAaatactttattaatttattaagggTGCATGGGTTACAAAAAAGTTCAATTCCAGGGGTATCAATCTCTAAGAGATGACAGTGTTGAAGTTATTAattttttgtctatttatttatttatatttatttattgttgcaTCTTATGTTTTCAATATTTACAGATTTTATAACAGATATTCATTTTGCTTTCTAGATaaatttattattcatatttatttttccaatttattgttttgtttaataaattCTTATCAAAGaaaatttctggatttttttttctagaaacagAATCTAAATTTGGTTTTCTAAACCAAATTTAATAATGTGtggtaatatttatttacttatttattcattccatTAGCATAATATATACAAGTCTATGGTCAGAGTGGCAGATTATAGAATTCCCATCAAGAAAcacaggtggccggcgccgcagctcaataggctaatcctcggcctgcggctcCGGCTCAcagggttctcgtcccggtcggggtgccagattctgtcctggttgcccctcttccaggccagctttctgctgtggcccgggagtgcagtggaggatggcccaagtgcttgggctctgcacccacatgggagaccaggaaaagcacctggctcctggcttcggaacagcgcggtgcgccggcagcagtgcaccggccgcggccgccattggagggtgaaccaacggcaaaaggaagacctttctctctgtccccctctctcactgtgcactctgccagtcaaaaaaaaaaaaaaaaaaaaaaaaaaaagaaagaaagaaagaaagaaagaaagaaaagaaacacaggtgAATAAAGTGAACATGGTTTTGTtgtattgaaaaaaattatcacttggaaagaaacaaaagatgttCTAGTATTTACTTAACTTCATTTCCATGAAGTATTACAgagaaaagtaaaggaaaaagatgattatacataaaaattttaagtcagaatgatgttgggaaaaacaaataataactGACTCCATTCCAAGGTGCCTGGAAGGCATAAAAATGCAGAAAGTCTTACTGAAAGTTGTATGGTTCTCGAATTATCAACCACTGCCCTGGGTGAAGGTGTAAATGAGGTGGTAATGAGGACACAGGAAGGGAGAGGGCATTTGCTGGTGTCATCTGAAGGCCATCAAACTGTTCGATATCTGGggtaaaaggaatgaaattcactTCTTATGAGTCTGTCATTCACATCCACCCCAGATAATTTGGGATAGTGCCTGggcaagaggaagaaagaggtggAAGGATTGTTTTAGGGACACTTATAAGTGCTcagtaaaggatttttttttttaactgaagtaTCCCATACTGTGCTCAAAGTGTGAGTGTCAGGGCCAGTGAGAGGTTAGGACATGTGATTCTGGGCATATTGGCCAAGCTAGTCTGTCAATTCAGAATAAAGTCTATTACTACAGATATGGCAGGTTGTGAAGTGAAGTGGATGTGAATAGGATGAAATAATGTCAACTTAGAATATGAGTCCCCCCACCTACTGCACCTGTAAACAACTAGTATTTCCACTAGAAATATTGGCTACAACTGGAAGAGTCATTATTGACATGTAGTAAGAAAACAATGGAAAGAGACAGTCAACTCTATTAAAATCCTGGCCCCTTGTCTTAGGTCCAGAACTTCTAGAATATGATATCTATTGTGTTTCTGATATGAAAACCCAAGTGAGGGGccatggcattgtggtgtagcaggtaaagctgctgcctgttgatgctggcatcccatgttcgAATTGcgttactccatttctgatcccactctcagctaatgtgcctggaactgcagcaaaagatggcccaagtacttggacctctgcactcatgtgggagacctagaagaacttCCTGGCCCTTTGATtcaatctggcctagccctggccattgggaccatttggggagtgaaccagtggatcaaagattctttctctctctctccctttctctctgtaagcttctcctctctctctgtaattctgcttttcaaagaaagaaatcttaaagcatgaacacacacacacacacacacatacttcagAGAACCCAAGGGCCAGGAAGCATACATGCTGCTCCTAGATAGACTAAAAGCATGCAAATATTTTCAGTGGCCTTCCGCATGTCTTTACCCATAGCACTGGTGATGTTCTCCGGCATCCCTTTCTGTTTTCATGACTGTGGATTGCCTCACAGTAAAGGTCTGAATAACAAGCAAGCTTcatggtgccggcgctgtggtgcagtgggttaacaccttgtcTTGAAGacatggcatctcatatgggcgccggttcaagtcctggatgctccacttcagacccagctctccgctatggcctgggaaagcagtagaagatggcccaactccttgggcctctgcacccgcgtgggagacctggaagaagttcctggctcctggcatcagatcggcacagttccggctgttgcggccaattgaggagtgaaccatcagatggaagacttctctctctctctctgcctctcctctctctgtgtaactcacactttcaaataaataaataaatcttaaacaacaacagcaacaacaaaaaaacaagaagctTCATGCTTCTGAACAAATACAGAAactatttctttctccctctttgagGGACAAGAATAAAGTCAGGTTTCCCAGGGAAAGCTGCATGGATCCAGTTCCAGGAGGACAAGGCCACTGCTGCCCTTGTTGAGGTGCTGTAGAAAATCTTCAACCTGTTCAGCATGAAAGGCTCACCTGTTGCTTCCAAGGAGACCCTCTGGAGACCCTCCTCCCTGGGCTTGGTGAGCAGTGGGAAGATTTGGAGGCTGGCTCAGGTCAGGAGGAAAAAGTAGATACAATTCCCGAGACACATGATTACTTCCTTTTGGTTGTGAGAGGTATCAGAGAAGGAACCAGTCTATCTGAAAGGGAACAAATGGAATGGGTATGCCTAGGACATTGTCAGAGTGAACTTTAAGGCCAATATGTTCATAAATAGActtgcttttaaaaacagaaaaaaaatagacgGCCTTGTGTTTAGGTGGTGATATTTTAGATATTACACTATAGGTATGATCcattaatttttatatctttgtctctccctctctctgtaactctttcaaataaatatatgaatcttaaaaaagagacagTGAGTCATCAGGAGTGAAAAGAGACTTTAAAATTATAACAGAAAAGCTAGAATTCAATGCTTATAAACCCACCAGTAACTCAAAATAGAGAGTTTTACTTTGAACTTCCATTCTGCTTAGACACATGTTCATGCTGAGTCCCCCACTTAGTCTCTGTGGGCCTTGATTTCCTAACAAATGAAATGGGTCCAAAATGTTGCTTAATTGTTGTGTTCATCAACTGAACACATGCATTTTTAGAGCACTTGCACTCTCTAGAGTATCTTTCAATGATTCAGGATTTCAAATATTGTAGATattctcctatttttttcttcactgttttTTGAGGACATGAATTGTCTTTCTATAAAATTCTTAGGAACCAAGTCCTGCTGTTTCAATAACTGAGCCCCAGTGGAGGCAGCCTGAAAACCCAGGATTCTGTCATGAATTTTAGAGGCTGAAATACTGTCACTCCTCATTTCCATGCTGTGTCCAGTTTACAGTCAGTCAGGACATGGTGGCTCATATAAATATCTGAGAGACAGAATGCTCAGCTAGATGAAGTGCGGAAGACAGGCGACGTGCGATCCCTATTCTGGCACCTGGCACATTCTTTTCCTCGCTCTCAGTTTTTCAGGATCCAACCCTACATCATCACAATTTCCCTCCTCTCCGAGGTAGAATTATCTGTAGAACAGACCCTTGTCACTCCTTTCATCTTATTgcccattcacacacacacactgctctctGTGCTGCTGTGGTTTCAGCTTACTGGTTTCCCTAGAGAGTTGAACACCCTAAGCAGAAAGCAGCAGTTTAACAAAATTTCTGGGTTTTGCCTGAACGTCTGCAGGAGAGACTCTCCTAACTTCCGGTGCATATGATGTAGCAGTCGCTGCAGCTAAGGGAAACAGAAAGCAGGGTTGGGTTTCTGTGTGGGCTACTGACATCATCTCAGGGAAAGACAGCGCCCTGGAGCCACGTGTGACAAAGGCAGCAACAAAGAGTGAAGTGTAGGATTCCGAGCTATGCGGAAATCCTACGTCTGTCTGAAAATTTTCTCTTCATGTAGGGAAGAGGGTAGTTCTTGGAAAGAACTGAGTCCCAGGCTTTAGTGAGCctcatttctttgcctttcatcTATTAAAAAAATCTCTGGCTTCATTCAGGGCATGGACTCTGTGAGACATGAAAGCtgtagaaacagagaaacacgTGCTCCCTGCCTGCTTCCACTGTGCAGACCACAACTTCCCCAGTGTCACCCCTTCCATGTTCTGTGGGACTCCCGAGGAAGGGAAAGCTGCCAATCTGAGCATGCAGCTCAGTGCTAACCAGAGAAGGCTCATGTCCATTGTGCGTTAACTTCTTTAGGACAATCTTAATTCCAAAGGGTCACTTCTAATACAAGATAGTAAATATGAACTGATAGACAAATACCCTCACTGTCAATTTCCATAATGTTGTCTACACCTTTTCTACTGAAGTGTAAAACTCTGCCTAGGTAGCAAAAGACAGAAAAGTCCCAGGAAAGCTAAGGACTGTAGATGAATGGATGACCAGAATCATTGTTTTCTGACAGCCAAGGAGGCTATTTTATTCAAATGTATTGATTTTCAAGTCCTTTTTGAACCATTTCTCTGGACAGCACCACACTTTGTTGTGGTCTCTCCCTAGGCAGAGTAAGAATCGTCAAGGTCACATGGAGGGCCTGCCCCTCACAGAGGAGCCTCTTGAACCTTGTCCTTCAGTTTTACGCTGGGCACATGGATTGCTGCTCCCATGCTTGGGGTTGACCAGGGCCTTCTGtaaatctccacatattttggctTTTGCCTTGTCCTTCAGTTTTACACTGGGCACATGGATTGCTGCTCCCATGCTTGGGGTTGACCAGGGCCTTCTGtaaatctccacatattttggctTTTGCCTTGTCCTTCAGTTTTACACTGGGCACGTGGATTGCTGCTCCCATGCTTGGGGTTGACCAGGGCCTTCTGTAAATCTCCACAGATTTTGGCTTTTGCCTTGTGACCTGGGTGGAGGAATTGTAGAGATGAGTGATGCTTGGAAATGCTGGGCTTCCTCGCCTGTGTTGCTCAGGGTTCCCCCAGAATGTGTTACCCCAGAACAGGTAGCTCTTGCAGTGGCAGATTTCACAAGGTCCTCCAATAGAGGTTCGTATCTATTGTTGGTGATGTGTTATGTAGTTGTGCCTGTGATGGTCGCATCTGTCCTGAACTTGCACAGGCTTTTCTCCTTGTCATATTTTCTTAGACAATGTATTATAACaacattttgaaaaaagatttatttatttgaaaggcagagttacagagagggagggaaggagggaggaagggaggaaggcagggggagagagagagagagagactggcatCAAACCCCCATGAATTCTGAGGCATGACTATGTATAAACAGACAGGAATCCATTTTAAGGTTTTGGTTCATAGGGAAAGCTTGTCAAATCCAATCTCTGCAGAGTGGCCAGGCTAGCTACAGTTTCAGGGCAGAGCTATAATTTGATCCCAAGTCTGTCAAGTGTCATAATCCCCACTTCCTCCTGGGAGGCCGGTCTTTTTCCGCTGAAATCTGAAAATGATTGGATGAGGCCCACCTACATTATAGGTGATCATTTCTTATACTCAAAGTCTACTGATTATAGTTCAGTCTCGACTCAAGCTATAAAAAAACTATACTAATGATTAGCAAAATATCTGGGTAATGTGGCTTAGTTAAATCAACACAAAATTAATTACCAAGTTGCCCTCTCCTTTCAATTGATGTCTAGCACTTTTCAGTTCTTGTttctcttccatcctttggtggctgcttttctgttttctatggcttacctaatttttcttattttcttttgtcttcttagTGAGTAAATCCTGCGATCAGGCTTCACTCCATCACCTTTCCAGTAAAGTCTATGTTGTTCTACTctgttttataaggaaaaattagaaatctaCATGGGTTGAAAAATAACCATCATTTCTTTTTCAGTTACCTATTTTTCATAAGTCTTCTGTGGGCTTCTCTATGTAAAAATATAGTCTTCTGTCAATTCTCTGTTTCATCAGATTTTATTATTGTCTATGATACATGATCatattttacattgatttttcctttatttgcagAGTGATTTTGCTAAATCTAATCATTGAAAATCCTTTCCACTATATTAACATAGGCATATCTTTTATCCTCagtgaaattattaaaaatgcaatttcaGATGCTATGTGATTTAATAATCTGGTTACCGGAAAACAGGTGTTTTCCTCTAGTTTCTGCAAGGCACAGGGAGGCAGAAGGGCCTCCCTGCGGGGAGCTGCAAGGGAAACAGAAAACCGCCTGCTTGAAGGCACAAGCTGTTTTACtgtaataataaatgttttatgtGTAATTTGTCAGATTTTTAGGTGTCTTTTGCTAGCAAATCCTGTTTCTTGACTTCATAATCAGGAAATAATTCTCactattacagaaataaaaagggagtTTACATCAGTCCACCTTCATCCGATTGTTGAACACAGACCTAAGTAAAGGACTTTAGAGAAGACAAGGATTGTCTATAGACACCTGGGTGGAATGGAGAGGTGTTAAGGTAAACTCTAGCACATTGCAATTGAAGAAGTGAATCAAGAAGTGTGGGTGTGTCTCACTCAGATAGCAAGGAGGAATCTCAATttagcagatctctctcttttttttttttaaatatttatttgaaagtcagagttacacagagttacacagagagaggagatgtagagagaggtcttccatctgatggttcactccccagttggctgcaacggccacagctgcgccaatccgaagccaggagccaggagcttccactggatttcccacatgggtgcaggggcccaaggacttgggccatcttctattgctttcccaggccatagcagagagctggatcagaagtggagcagccaggtctcgaaccagcgcccatatgggataccggtgtttCAGGTttgggcattaacccactacgccacagctctggcccctagcAGATCTCTTAAATGTGCCTCAGGTTACAAACCCAACCTTTAGGTTGCTACTCTCCATGGATCAGTGGGCTCTATTTTACATGTTAAAGGATTTTTATTACAAACTTGCCTTATCTACTCCACCACTTATTAAAGTACCATTTTCAAAACAGAGCAACCTGGCTATAAATTGATTCACCTGGATTTTGTGATTGCC
This DNA window, taken from Lepus europaeus isolate LE1 chromosome 12, mLepTim1.pri, whole genome shotgun sequence, encodes the following:
- the LOC133771271 gene encoding interferon omega-1-like; protein product: MAQLLPLLTALVLCSYGPVGALGCDLPHNSAPLSRTTLVLLGQMRRVSPVLCLKDRRDFQFPREVVNGSQFQKNQTVSVLHEMLQQIFNLFHTARSSAAWNNTLLEELHTALHQQLQGLETCLVQAMAEEDSVLTADSPTLMLKRYFQRIRLYLDEKKHSGCAWELVRMEIRRAFSSTADLQESLRSKDGDLESP